In one window of bacterium DNA:
- a CDS encoding nitroreductase family protein, translating to NILTSNNRLFAQNAPVLLLAIAKINHAHGFNRHALHDLGLAVSNFSLQATDFGLGLHQMAGFDMLKAREVFSIPEEFEPVTVIAVGYPGNPETLPEALKQKEALPRKRKPFEELVFDETWNQPSSLFLKKEFL from the coding sequence TGAATATCCTTACTTCCAATAACCGGCTTTTTGCTCAGAATGCGCCGGTTTTGCTTCTTGCAATTGCTAAAATCAACCATGCGCACGGCTTTAATCGTCACGCTCTGCACGATCTCGGCCTTGCGGTTTCCAATTTCTCATTGCAGGCAACCGATTTCGGATTGGGACTTCATCAAATGGCAGGATTTGACATGCTCAAAGCTCGTGAAGTCTTTTCGATACCCGAGGAATTCGAACCGGTTACGGTAATTGCTGTGGGTTATCCTGGTAACCCGGAAACTCTGCCGGAAGCGCTCAAACAAAAAGAGGCACTACCACGTAAGCGCAAGCCTTTCGAAGAATTAGTATTCGATGAAACATGGAATCAGCCGTCATCGCTATTTTTGAAAAAGGAATTTTTATGA